The following are encoded in a window of Gossypium raimondii isolate GPD5lz chromosome 13, ASM2569854v1, whole genome shotgun sequence genomic DNA:
- the LOC105782656 gene encoding probable manganese-transporting ATPase PDR2 yields the protein MSRFHVGGKVVDKVDLLRKKHAAWRLDVWPFAMLYLLWLTMVVPSIDFVDAAIVLGGLAVTHILVLLFTTWSVDFKCFVQYSKVNNIRLADVCKVTPAKFCGSKEVVPLHIRKQATSSSSAKDVEEIYFDFRKQCFIYSEEEDTFCKLPYPTKETFGYYLKCSGHGSDAKVLAATEKWGRNVFEYPQPTFQKLMKEHCMEPFFVFQVFCVGLWCLDEYWYYSLFTLFMLFMFESTMAKSRLKTLSELRRVRVDSQTLMVHRCGKWVKLSGTDLLPGDVVSIGRSSGQNEEDKSVPADMLILAGSAIVNEAILTGESTPQWKVSIAGRGIEEKLSAKRDKNHMLFGGTKILQHTADKSFPLRTPDGGCLAVVLRTGFETSQGKLMRTILFSTERVTANSWESGLFILFLVVFAIIAAGYVLKKGLEDPTRSKYKLFLSCSLIITSVIPPELPMELSIAVNTSLIALARRGIFCTEPFRIPFAGKVDICCFDKTGTLTSDDMEFSGVVGLNDSSELESDMTKVPSRTVEILASCHALVFVDNKLVGDPLEKAALKGIDWSYKSDEKAIPKKGSGNPVQIVQRHHFASHLKRMAVVVRVQEDFFAFVKGAPETIQDRLIDLPPTYVETYKKYTRQGSRVLALAYKSLPDMTVSEARSMERDTVECGLTFAGFAVFNCPIRADSSTVLSELKNSSHDLVMITGDQALTACHVAGQVNIVSKPALILVAVKNSKGYEWVSPDETERIPYSENEVEALSETHDLCIGGDCFEMLQQTSAVLRVIPFVKVFARVAPEQKELIMTTFKTVGRLTLMCGDGTNDVGALKQAHVGVALLNAVPPTKSESSSGTSKDENTKALKSKKSKPTVEATGNSEASSKGKVVPRSESSNNATSNRHLNAAEKHRQKLKKMMDELNEEGDGRSAPIVKLGDASMASPFTAKHASVAPTTDIIRQGRSTLVTTLQMFKILGLNCLATAYVLSVMYLDGVKLGDVQATISGVFTAAFFLFISHARPLPTLSAARPHPNIFCSYVFLSLMGQFAMHLLFLISSVKEAEKHMPEECIEPESEFHPNLVNTVSYMVSMMLQVATFAVNYMGHPFNQSIPENKPFLYALGAAAGFFVVITSDLFRDLNDWLSLVPLPVGLRDKLLLWALLMFLCCYAWERLLRWAFPGKIPAWRKRQRVAAASSEKKLV from the exons ATGTCGAGGTTCCATGTTGGTGGAAAAGTAGTGGACAAAGTCGATTTGCTTAGAAAGAAACACGCAGCATGGCGATTAGACGTTTGGCCTTTCGCAATGCTCTATCTCCTTTGGTTAACTATGGTAGTTCCCAGCATAGATTTCGTTGATGCAGCCATCGTCTTGGGCGGCCTTGCTGTCACACACATATTGGTCTTGCTTTTCACCACATGGTCGGTTGATTTCAAGTGCTTTGTTCAATATAGCAAG GTTAATAATATTCGCCTTGCTGATGTCTGCAAAGTTACTCCGGCGAAGTTTTGTGGTTCGAAAGAGGTAGTGCCGCTTCATATTCGTAAGCAGGCaa CAAGTTCTTCATCTGCGAAAGATGTGGAGGAGATTTACTTTGATTTCAGGAAGCAGTGTTTCATCTATTCTGAGGAGGAGGATACCTTTTGCAAGCTTCCGTATCCTACGAAGGAAACATTTGGCTATTACCTAAAATGTTCTGGCCATGGTTCTGATGCTAAAGTTCTTGCTGCAACTGAAAAATGGGGCCGGAATGT ATTCGAATATCCACAACCTACTTTTCAGAAATTAATGAAAGAGCATTGCATGGAGCCCTTTTTTGTCTTTCAG GTCTTCTGTGTTGGTCTTTGGTGTCTGGATGAGTATTGGTATTACAGTTTGTTCACCTTATTCATGCTGTTCATGTTTGAGTCAACAATGGCAAAAAGTCGGTTGAAGACTTTAAGCGAGTTAAGACGTGTTAGAGTGGACAGCCAGACTCTAATGGTGCATCGATGTGGGAA GTGGGTAAAACTTTCTGGAACAGATCTATTGCCTGGAGATGTTGTCTCCATTGGTCGGTCATCTGGtcaaaatgaagaagataagTCTGTTCCAGCAGACATGCTTATACTAGCTGGAAGTGCTATTGTGAATGAAGCCATTCTCACAGGCGAGTCTACTCCCCAATGGAAG GTGTCTATAGCAGGCAGGGGAATTGAGGAGAAGCTATCTGCCAAACGTGACAAGAATCATATGTTGTTTGGTGGGACTAAAATATTGCAGCACACAGCTGATAAG AGCTTCCCCCTGAGAACTCCAGATGGTGGGTGTTTGGCTGTAGTTCTGCGCACTGGGTTTGAAACAAGTCAAGGGAAACTTATGAGGACAATTTTGTTTTCTACAGAGAGG GTTACTGCTAACAGCTGGGAAAGTGGCCTCTTTATCTTATTTCTTGTTGTATTTGCAATAATTGCGGCTGGGTATGTacttaaaaag GGGCTGGAAGATCCTACGAGAAGCAAATACAAGCTCTTCCTCAGTTGTTCTCTTATTATTACTTCTGTGATTCCCCCAGAGCTACCAATGGAATTATCAATAGCTGTTAATACATCCTTAATCGCCCTTGCACGCCGTGGAATATTTTGCACAGAGCCTTTTCGCATCCCATTTGCTGGAAAG GTTGACATATGCTGTTTTGATAAAACTGGAACACTGACATCTGATGATATG GAATTCTCTGGAGTTGTTGGGTTAAATGACAGTTCAGAATTAGAATCTGATATGACTAAAGTTCCTTCCCGCACTGTTGAGATTTTGGCTTCTTGTCATGCCTTGGTATTTGTAGACAACAAGCTG GTAGGTGATCCTCTTGAGAAGGCTGCACTAAAAGGAATTGATTGGAGTTATAAATCTGATGAGAAGGCTATTCCAAAAAA AGGTAGTGGCAATCCTGTGCAGATTGTGCAGAGGCACCATTTCGCATCGCACCTGAAGCGAATGGCAGTTGTTGTTCGTGTCCAGGAGGACTTTTTTGCTTTCGTCAAG GGTGCACCTGAGACTATCCAAGATAGACTCATTGATTTGCCTCCAACATATGTTGAAACCTACAAGAAATATACACGCCAAGGGTCCCGTGTGCTGGCCCTTGCTTACAAGTCTCTTCCAGATATGACA GTTAGTGAAGCTAGAAGCATGGAGAGAGATACTGTAGAGTGTGGCCTTACATTTGCTGGTTTTGCG GTATTTAACTGTCCTATTAGAGCAGACTCTTCCACTGTTCTATCTGAATTAAAGAATTCTTCACATGATTTG gtGATGATAACTGGTGACCAAGCCTTAACAGCTTGCCATGTTGCTGGCCAAGTTAATATTGTATCAAAACCAGCATTGATTCTTGTTGCTGTGAAGAATAGTAAAGGATATGAGTGGGTATCACCGGATGAAACAGAGAGGATTCCCTACAG TGAGAACGAGGTTGAAGCTTTATCTGAGACTCATGATCTTTGTATTGGAGGAGACTGCTTTGAAATGTTACAACAGACTTCTGCTGTTCTAAGAGTCATTCCTTTTGTTAAG GTTTTTGCAAGAGTTGCTCCGGAACAGAAAGAACTGATCATGACCACTTTCAAGACAGTGGGAAGGTTGACTTTAATGTGTGGCGACGGGACCAATGATGTTGGAGCTCTTAAGCAG GCCCATGTAGGTGTTGCTCTATTGAATGCAGTGCCTCCAACTAAAAGTGAGAGCTCATCGGGAACATCTAAAGATGAAAACACAAAGGCATTGAAGTCAAAGAAATCTAAGCCCACTGTAGAAGCAACGGGCAATTCAGAAGCCTCTTCAAAAGGAAAGGTAGTCCCCAGATCAGAATCTAGCAACAATGCAACCAGTAACCGGCATCTTAATGCTGCAGAGAAGCATCGACAGAAGCTGAAGAAGATGATGGATGAGCTGAATGAGGAGGGTGATGGTCGCTCTGCTCCTATTGTCAAACTGGGGGATGCCTCAATGGCATCACCATTTACTGCAAAGCATGCATCAGTTGCCCCAACCACTGACATAATTCGTCAAGGACGCAGCACCCTTGTGACTACCCTTCAAATGTTCAAGATACTCGGCCTTAACTGCCTTGCTACAGCCTATGTTTTAAGTGTGATGTACTTAGATGGTGTCAAGCTGGGTGATGTTCAGGCAACTATTAGTGGTGTATTTACAGCTGCATTTTTCCTGTTTATCTCACACGCTCGCCCACTACCCACCCTTTCAGCTGCACGGCCCCACCCGAATATTTTCTGCTCCTATGTCTTCCTTTCTCTCATGGGACAGTTTGCTATGCACCTGTTATTCTTGATCTCTTCTGTGAAAGAGGCTGAGAAACACATGCCTGAGGAATGCATTGAGCCAGAATCAGAGTTTCACCCTAATCTAGTGAACACAGTTTCATACATGGTGAGCATGATGCTTCAGGTAGCAACATTTGCAGTGAACTACATGGGTCATCCTTTCAACCAGAGCATCCCTGAAAACAAACCATTCTTGTATGCTCTTGGAGCTGCTGCCGGTTTCTTTGTGGTTATAACTTCTGATCTATTTAGGGATTTGAATGATTGGTTGAGCTTGGTTCCTTTGCCTGTGGGATTGAGGGATAAGCTCTTGCTATGGGCTCTACTAATGTTTCTGTGCTGCTATGCTTGGGAGAGGTTGTTAAGATGGGCATTCCCTGGTAAAATCCCAGCTTGGAGGAAGCGCCAACGTGTGGCTGCTGCTAGTTCTGAGAAGAAGCTGGTCTAA